In Ammospiza caudacuta isolate bAmmCau1 chromosome 30, bAmmCau1.pri, whole genome shotgun sequence, one DNA window encodes the following:
- the S100A10 gene encoding protein S100-A10: MALGGPSPGRGAVPGRCPGGPGESRCPPRAPPGPARPRRAYPGPDRAPALSAPAPSTEHRAPSPARTDFGSPRVRMPSQLEHAMETLMFTFHKYAGDKEHLAKEDLRALMDKEFPGFLENQRDPNALDRILRDVEQSRDGRVGFQGFFSLVAGLTIACNDYFVQHMKQRGRR; this comes from the exons ATGGCGCTCGGGGGCCCCAGCCCGGGGCGGGGCGCGGTGCCCGGGCGGTGTCCGGGCGGTCCCGGTGAGTCACGGTgccccccccgagccccccccgGTCCGGCCCGCCCCCGCCGTGCCTATCCCGGGCCGGACCGCGCCCCGGCACTGTCCGCACCGGCACCGAGCACCGAGCACCGAGCACCGAGCCCCGCACGCACG GATTTTGGCAGCCCCAGGGTCAGGATGCCGTCGCAGCTGGAGCACGCCATGGAGACGCTGATGTTCACCTTCCACAAGTACGCGGGGGACAAGGAGCACCTGGCCAAGGAGGACCTCAGGGCGCTCATGGACAAGGAGTTCCCGGGGTTCCTCGAG aaCCAGCGCGACCCCAACGCCCTGGACCGCATCCTGCGGGACGTTGAGCAGAGCCGCGACGGCCGCGTCGGCTTCCAGGGCTTCTTCTCGCTGGTGGCCGGGCTCACCATCGCCTGCAACGACTACTTCGTGCAGCACATGAagcagcgcggccgccgctgA
- the LOC131569631 gene encoding acyl-coenzyme A thioesterase THEM4-like gives MLRGARAVAPFLSPVPCPRRRCHRWCPPPRDLAVPNPGWSERMREQHRELLERARDEGWTRVPSYRRLHPQMLGLPGDSDGDRDTRLFPRAIEGDGDGFEFVTFLSVPKGRLRCLCQLGPFLEGHPGLAHGGAIATLIDTSLGTLALAVAGRVVTANLSIDYLEPVPLLSVLLLEASLQRHQGRKLFLGCDLWDAEGTTLHAKATGLFIQQDLPKEPPRGGDSGR, from the exons ATGCTGCGCGGCGCCCGGGCGGTGGCCCCGttcctgtcccctgtcccgtgtccccgGCGCCGCTGTCACCGTTGGTGTCCCCCCCCGCGGGACCTGGCTGTCCCCAACCCCGGCTGGAGCGAGCGCATGCGGGAGCAGCACCGGGAGCTGCTGGAGCGGGCGCGGGACGAGGGCTGGACACGGGTGCCGAGCTACCGGAGATTGCACCCGC AGATGCTGGGGCTGCCCGGTGACAGTGACGGTGACAGGGACACGCGGCTGTTCCCGAGGGCCATCGAGGGCGACGGGGACGGCTTCGAGTTCGTCACCTTcctgagtgtccccaagggccGCCTgcgctgcctgtgccagctggggCCCTTCCTGGAGGGACACCCGGG gctggcGCACGGCGGTGCCATCGCCACCCTCATTGACACCTCGCTGGGGACGCTGGCGCTGGCGGTGGCCGGGCGGGTGGTGACAGCCAACCTGAGCATCGACTACCTGGA GCCCGTCCCCCTGCTCTCGGTGCTGCTGCTCGAGGCGTCCCTGCAGCGCCACCAGGGCCGGAAGCTCTTCCTGGGCTGTGACCTGTGGGACGCCGAGGGGACAACGCTGCACGCCAAGGCCACCg gGCTCTTCATCCAGCAGGACCTGCCCAAGGAGCCACcacggggaggggacagcggcCGGTGA